One window of Rasiella rasia genomic DNA carries:
- a CDS encoding DUF2911 domain-containing protein: MTKNFLTTALIALALLFTANADAQKFSDLDKSPMDMAAYPSNHRESNKLIKIAYSRPQLKERPVSKLAPTGKVWRTGANEAAEMTLYVPMKVGDKVVPAGTYSFFTIPGDKTWTVILSSDVNVWGAYSYNEANDVARATGKVTTSDEKLEAFSIAFEEGNGGVTMHLGWGNQRVAVPFMLVKK, translated from the coding sequence ATGACAAAGAATTTCCTCACAACCGCTCTTATTGCATTAGCACTTTTATTTACTGCAAACGCAGACGCGCAAAAATTTTCTGACTTAGATAAAAGTCCGATGGACATGGCTGCTTATCCTTCCAACCACCGAGAAAGTAATAAACTTATAAAAATTGCTTACAGTCGCCCTCAACTAAAGGAGCGTCCGGTAAGCAAACTTGCTCCTACAGGAAAAGTATGGCGAACAGGTGCCAATGAAGCTGCAGAAATGACCTTGTATGTGCCTATGAAAGTTGGAGACAAAGTGGTACCTGCTGGTACGTACTCTTTCTTTACAATTCCGGGAGATAAGACTTGGACTGTAATTTTAAGTTCAGACGTAAATGTATGGGGTGCATACAGCTATAACGAAGCTAATGATGTGGCGCGAGCAACAGGAAAAGTAACTACTTCAGACGAAAAGTTAGAAGCATTTAGCATTGCTTTTGAAGAAGGAAACGGGGGTGTAACCATGCACTTAGGCTGGGGCAACCAACGTGTTGCAGTACCTTTTATGTTGGTAAAGAAGTAG
- a CDS encoding 7-carboxy-7-deazaguanine synthase QueE gives MKSDVQKLVDNGTMLPLMEEFYTIQGEGYHKGAAAYFIRVGGCDVGCHWCDVKESWNPNIHPPTEITSIVENASNYSKTIVITGGEPLTWDMGPLTTLLKAKGMDTHIETSGAYELSGTWDWVCLSPKKMKLPTPGVYAAADELKMIIYNNDDFRFAEEQAAKVSKSCKLYLQPEWSKRDKMMPAIVDYVMANPKWIVSLQTHKYLNIP, from the coding sequence ATGAAAAGTGACGTACAGAAACTAGTTGATAATGGTACCATGCTTCCGCTAATGGAAGAGTTTTATACCATTCAAGGAGAAGGATATCACAAAGGAGCAGCTGCCTACTTTATTAGGGTTGGGGGCTGCGATGTGGGTTGTCATTGGTGTGATGTGAAGGAAAGTTGGAATCCTAATATTCATCCTCCAACAGAAATTACTTCTATTGTCGAAAATGCATCCAACTATTCTAAAACCATAGTTATAACTGGAGGGGAACCTCTTACGTGGGATATGGGGCCATTAACTACGCTGCTCAAAGCGAAAGGGATGGATACTCATATTGAAACTTCAGGGGCTTATGAATTAAGCGGTACATGGGATTGGGTATGCCTTTCACCTAAAAAAATGAAACTGCCAACACCTGGTGTTTATGCAGCTGCAGATGAATTAAAAATGATAATTTACAACAATGACGATTTCCGCTTTGCAGAAGAACAAGCGGCAAAAGTCTCTAAAAGCTGTAAGTTGTATTTACAGCCGGAATGGAGCAAACGAGATAAAATGATGCCCGCCATTGTAGATTATGTTATGGCAAACCCTAAGTGGATAGTTTCATTACAAACACATAAATATTTAAACATTCCGTAG
- a CDS encoding inorganic phosphate transporter, producing the protein MILILLFLAACFLAYTNGANDNFKGVATLFGSGTTNYKKAIAWATVTTFAGSIAAIFLAGTLVKNFSGKGLVPDNLIQAPEFAISIALGAAITVFIATKIGMPISTTHSLVGALFGSGVVAVGTSFNFAKLGGTFLMPLIVSPLMAAVVSLLVYLLFKKVRKAMGVTKQTCICVGSEKVPVVATATKNEFIEIGTDAKQTVHVMNEKDCIETYKGNFHGINSQKLLDGAHFLSAGIVSFARGLNDTPKIVGLLIVINALDVEWGMIAVAIAMAVGGLLNAKKVGELMSKKITPMNSGQGFTANLVTGLLVTTASIHGMPVSTTHVSVGSIFGIGTVTKKADLKVVRNILLSWLLTLPIAAVCSAIIYWLFLLF; encoded by the coding sequence ATGATATTAATTCTACTTTTTTTAGCAGCGTGTTTTTTGGCGTATACGAACGGTGCCAACGATAATTTTAAAGGAGTTGCCACCTTATTTGGTAGCGGCACAACAAATTATAAGAAAGCGATAGCATGGGCCACAGTTACTACCTTTGCAGGGTCGATTGCAGCCATTTTTTTGGCAGGTACCTTGGTTAAAAACTTTTCAGGCAAAGGGCTAGTGCCTGATAACTTAATTCAGGCTCCAGAGTTTGCTATTTCTATAGCATTAGGAGCTGCAATTACGGTTTTTATTGCAACAAAAATTGGAATGCCTATTTCTACTACTCATAGTCTGGTCGGAGCATTGTTTGGTAGTGGGGTAGTTGCTGTAGGGACTTCTTTTAATTTTGCAAAACTAGGAGGTACCTTCTTAATGCCATTAATTGTAAGCCCATTAATGGCTGCTGTCGTTAGTCTGCTTGTTTATCTCCTGTTTAAGAAAGTTAGAAAGGCCATGGGAGTCACCAAACAAACCTGCATTTGTGTAGGTTCAGAAAAAGTACCTGTAGTGGCTACTGCAACTAAAAATGAATTTATTGAAATTGGCACCGATGCAAAACAAACGGTTCATGTTATGAATGAAAAGGATTGTATTGAAACCTACAAAGGAAATTTTCATGGTATCAATTCTCAAAAGCTCCTAGATGGAGCTCATTTTCTTAGTGCTGGAATCGTGAGCTTTGCAAGAGGGTTAAATGATACGCCAAAAATTGTGGGTTTGCTTATCGTTATAAATGCATTAGATGTAGAATGGGGTATGATAGCCGTTGCAATTGCAATGGCTGTTGGCGGATTGTTAAATGCAAAAAAGGTAGGTGAACTAATGAGTAAAAAAATTACACCCATGAACAGTGGTCAGGGATTTACCGCTAATTTAGTCACAGGTCTTTTGGTAACTACCGCAAGTATTCATGGTATGCCTGTTTCAACAACGCATGTTTCAGTGGGTTCTATATTTGGTATTGGAACCGTAACTAAAAAAGCCGATCTTAAAGTGGTGCGGAACATCTTGTTATCCTGGCTGCTAACCTTACCAATCGCGGCAGTTTGTAGTGCAATTATTTACTGGCTGTTTTTATTATTTTAA
- a CDS encoding RidA family protein, with the protein MKLGIRFLLLFILVGCAEISEENRIESTANTQNKYDTLIEAPVFHSSHEPKKLNAPFSDVVQVGNTYYLSGQIGMNHSSRTLVAGGIKTETAQALENIQAVLAQHNLDMTDVIKATVILDDIEDFAAFNEVYSAYFPQKPARTTFAAEALARGAKIEIEVVAIKSSL; encoded by the coding sequence ATGAAATTAGGGATTCGTTTTTTACTTTTATTTATCCTAGTTGGTTGTGCTGAAATTTCCGAAGAAAATAGAATTGAGTCTACTGCCAATACACAAAACAAATATGATACTTTGATTGAAGCGCCTGTTTTTCATAGTTCTCACGAGCCTAAGAAACTAAACGCCCCTTTTAGCGATGTTGTGCAGGTAGGAAACACCTATTACCTCTCTGGGCAGATTGGGATGAACCACAGCAGCCGTACGCTGGTAGCAGGGGGTATAAAGACTGAAACAGCACAGGCGTTAGAAAATATACAAGCCGTCTTAGCTCAGCATAATTTAGACATGACAGATGTTATAAAAGCAACAGTTATTTTAGACGATATAGAAGACTTTGCAGCTTTTAATGAAGTGTACAGTGCATATTTTCCACAAAAACCTGCAAGAACCACCTTTGCGGCAGAGGCATTGGCACGCGGAGCAAAAATTGAAATTGAGGTAGTAGCTATTAAGAGCAGTTTATAA
- a CDS encoding helicase HerA-like domain-containing protein: MADQQEFYDHITKGYTTKGDAITLGAAMLEGETITNALVKVPLKTLNRHGLIAGATGTGKTKTLQVLAENLSEKGIPVLLMDMKGDLSGIAQPSPGHAKIDERHEKIGIPFNAQKFPVEILTLSKQNGVRLRATVSEFGPVLISRILNVSETQAGIISILFKYCDDNKLPLLDLKDFKKILQYSTGDGKAEIAEEYGRISPASSGAILRKIVELEQQGGDLFFGEKSFDTDDLLRVDENGMGYINIVRLTDIQDRPKLFSTFMLCMLAEIYSTFPEQGDSGRPELVIFIDEAHLIFKEASDALLDQIESIVKLIRSKGVGLYFVTQNPTDVPDAVLSQLGLKVQHALRAFTAKDRKAIKLTAENYPLSDYYKTDEVLTSLGIGEALVSALNEKGIPTPLAATMLRAPMSRMDVLEDSELEALLKSSKLVTQYNEEIDRESAYELLNEKIEVANKKEAKEKAEKEKAAASRSSSRSRGTSTRRRSTSKGALEKVLTSPTIIRSVLGILTKLIK; the protein is encoded by the coding sequence ATGGCAGATCAACAGGAATTTTACGATCATATTACCAAAGGATACACCACGAAAGGCGATGCTATTACCTTGGGAGCAGCAATGCTTGAAGGAGAAACTATTACCAATGCATTGGTGAAAGTTCCTTTAAAAACCTTGAATCGACATGGGCTAATTGCGGGTGCCACAGGTACGGGTAAAACTAAAACACTGCAAGTTTTGGCAGAAAACCTTTCAGAAAAAGGCATTCCTGTGCTTTTAATGGACATGAAAGGAGATTTAAGCGGAATTGCACAACCAAGTCCTGGTCATGCAAAGATTGACGAGCGCCATGAAAAAATTGGTATTCCATTTAATGCACAGAAATTTCCAGTAGAAATATTAACGCTTTCTAAGCAAAATGGTGTACGTCTACGAGCAACAGTTAGTGAGTTTGGTCCTGTACTTATCTCACGAATTTTAAATGTGTCTGAAACGCAAGCAGGTATCATTTCAATTTTGTTTAAATACTGTGATGATAATAAATTACCGCTACTCGATTTAAAAGATTTCAAAAAAATACTACAATATTCTACAGGCGATGGTAAGGCCGAAATTGCCGAAGAATACGGACGCATTTCACCTGCATCTTCTGGGGCAATACTTCGGAAAATTGTAGAACTAGAACAACAAGGAGGTGATTTGTTTTTTGGAGAAAAAAGCTTCGATACAGATGATTTACTGCGCGTAGATGAAAATGGGATGGGCTACATTAATATTGTACGCCTCACCGATATACAAGACAGACCAAAATTGTTTTCTACATTTATGCTCTGTATGTTGGCAGAAATCTACAGTACGTTTCCGGAACAAGGAGACAGTGGGCGTCCTGAATTAGTGATTTTTATAGACGAAGCACACCTAATTTTTAAGGAAGCCAGCGATGCACTGTTAGATCAAATAGAAAGTATTGTTAAACTTATACGTTCTAAAGGTGTAGGGCTGTACTTTGTAACACAAAATCCTACAGATGTACCTGACGCAGTTTTAAGCCAGTTAGGACTTAAAGTGCAACATGCGTTACGTGCTTTTACTGCAAAGGATAGAAAAGCAATTAAACTTACCGCAGAAAACTACCCATTGTCAGACTATTACAAGACCGATGAAGTTTTAACAAGTTTGGGTATTGGCGAGGCATTAGTAAGTGCCTTGAATGAAAAAGGAATTCCTACCCCTTTAGCTGCCACTATGCTACGAGCACCTATGAGTAGAATGGACGTGTTAGAAGACAGTGAATTGGAAGCCTTATTAAAGAGTTCGAAACTTGTTACGCAGTACAACGAAGAGATAGATCGAGAAAGCGCATACGAACTCTTAAATGAGAAAATTGAAGTTGCTAATAAGAAGGAAGCCAAAGAAAAAGCCGAGAAGGAAAAAGCCGCAGCAAGTCGTTCGTCATCTAGAAGTCGTGGCACCTCAACTCGAAGACGAAGCACAAGCAAAGGAGCGCTAGAAAAAGTCTTAACAAGCCCTACGATTATTAGAAGCGTATTGGGTATTTTGACAAAACTTATCAAGTAA
- a CDS encoding VOC family protein, protein MSTLRPFHLAIPVDSLEPSRTFYRETLGCEEGRSSEHWVDFNFFGHQLVIHIKEVSEEISANNNPVDGKEVPIPHFGVILTMEVFESFAERLRNKEIEFIIEPYIRFKGKTGEQATMFFKDPSGNALEFKAFKNLDQLFAH, encoded by the coding sequence ATGAGTACTCTTAGACCATTTCATTTAGCAATCCCTGTAGATTCTTTAGAACCTAGTCGTACTTTTTACAGAGAGACGTTAGGCTGTGAAGAAGGGCGAAGTAGTGAACATTGGGTGGATTTTAATTTTTTTGGGCATCAGCTAGTGATTCATATAAAGGAAGTTTCCGAAGAAATTTCAGCAAATAACAATCCAGTAGATGGCAAGGAAGTGCCTATTCCACATTTTGGTGTGATACTTACTATGGAAGTTTTCGAAAGTTTCGCAGAACGCCTTAGAAACAAAGAAATTGAATTTATTATTGAGCCCTATATTAGGTTTAAAGGAAAAACAGGTGAGCAAGCAACCATGTTTTTTAAGGACCCTTCAGGTAACGCGTTAGAATTTAAAGCATTTAAAAATCTAGACCAACTATTCGCCCATTAG
- a CDS encoding AI-2E family transporter — MTSINPKVIRQIFILLLILLMGTLIFREMLPYFSGVLGAITMYVLLRKWMVTLIRKGWKPDLAAAFLMFLSFVGILLPITGIVLMLGNKIGDAVQNSEKVVNAFQTQADKWESQLGYDLGADIDTSALTGWVSENLQNFAGSTFNMVIAIGLMYFMLFYMLTNRREMRESLFEYIPISSENLKIIGKESHAMVRSNALGIPLVAIAQGIIALIGFIIFGIEDPFFWFVIVTIGSMIPFVGTLVGILPVFILTLSSGSSFQAWGILIYGFVVVGSTDNIIRLFVLKKLDNVHPLVTLIGVIVGVPLFGFIGLIFGPLLISLFMIVMRIYRREYGKSQPNDDPEM, encoded by the coding sequence ATGACTTCAATTAACCCAAAAGTAATTAGACAAATATTCATTTTACTTCTCATCTTATTAATGGGAACGTTGATATTTAGAGAAATGCTACCGTATTTCTCTGGCGTGCTTGGTGCCATTACCATGTATGTGCTACTTAGAAAATGGATGGTAACATTAATTCGTAAAGGCTGGAAACCAGATTTGGCTGCAGCATTTTTGATGTTCTTGTCTTTTGTAGGGATTCTTTTACCTATAACAGGAATAGTACTTATGCTGGGTAATAAAATTGGAGATGCCGTTCAAAATTCTGAAAAAGTGGTAAATGCTTTCCAGACGCAAGCCGACAAATGGGAGAGCCAATTGGGCTATGATTTGGGCGCAGATATAGACACCAGCGCTTTAACAGGGTGGGTTTCTGAAAATTTACAAAATTTTGCTGGCAGCACCTTTAACATGGTTATTGCAATTGGGCTCATGTATTTTATGCTTTTCTACATGTTAACCAATAGACGCGAAATGCGAGAATCGCTTTTTGAATACATTCCTATTAGTTCCGAAAATCTAAAAATTATTGGCAAAGAGTCGCATGCCATGGTTCGCTCTAATGCCCTTGGTATCCCATTAGTTGCAATAGCTCAAGGAATAATAGCACTTATTGGTTTTATTATTTTTGGTATTGAAGACCCCTTCTTTTGGTTCGTAATAGTAACAATTGGCTCTATGATTCCTTTTGTTGGTACATTAGTGGGAATCTTACCTGTTTTTATACTCACGCTATCTTCAGGAAGTAGTTTTCAAGCATGGGGAATACTAATCTACGGATTTGTAGTAGTGGGCTCTACAGATAATATTATTCGGCTTTTTGTTTTAAAAAAGCTAGACAATGTTCACCCATTAGTGACTTTAATTGGAGTAATTGTTGGAGTGCCCCTCTTTGGGTTTATAGGTTTAATTTTTGGACCACTACTTATAAGTCTATTTATGATTGTAATGCGAATTTACAGGCGTGAATACGGAAAATCTCAACCTAATGATGATCCCGAAATGTGA
- a CDS encoding YkvA family protein yields the protein MFFTKKKEEDKNSIEKKIDTVYAENKVAEINEGDVEILLDNEEKIEKKLAGANSLSKYMEIGKIMFGMVKDIKSGSYKSVPWFVIATIVMALLYILNPMDLVPDFIPGVGYIDDLAILSIGMGWIETDIHSYLDWKLEQAQEA from the coding sequence ATGTTTTTTACCAAGAAGAAAGAAGAAGACAAAAATAGTATCGAAAAAAAAATTGATACTGTTTATGCGGAAAATAAAGTTGCTGAAATAAACGAGGGGGATGTTGAGATTTTATTAGACAACGAAGAAAAGATTGAAAAAAAACTAGCAGGTGCCAATTCCTTGAGCAAGTATATGGAAATTGGTAAAATAATGTTCGGCATGGTAAAGGACATTAAATCTGGCAGCTACAAAAGTGTGCCTTGGTTTGTAATTGCCACCATCGTTATGGCATTACTTTATATTTTAAATCCAATGGATTTGGTGCCTGACTTTATCCCAGGAGTTGGTTATATAGATGACCTAGCTATCTTATCTATTGGTATGGGTTGGATTGAAACTGATATTCATAGCTATCTAGATTGGAAATTAGAACAAGCGCAAGAAGCTTAA
- a CDS encoding LytR/AlgR family response regulator transcription factor, producing the protein MYNALIIDDETLAREIIESHLSKIGGFSIVASCKNAAEGFSALSNFSVDIIFLDINMPEITGIMFAKAISEKTQIIFTTAYREYAVEGFELAALDYLLKPISLERMITAVERFKELNAVSKNKIEFDFTFFRCDRKMVKINFEDLLYAESFGDYIKLHTTSTTFITRETMKNVIQKLPESDFLRVHRSFVVAVSKIESYTTEYVTVENKAISISRSYSNAVQKVLEQI; encoded by the coding sequence ATGTATAACGCTCTTATAATAGATGATGAAACTCTTGCTCGGGAAATTATTGAAAGTCATTTGTCAAAAATTGGCGGGTTTTCAATTGTTGCGAGTTGTAAAAATGCAGCAGAAGGGTTTTCTGCACTCAGTAATTTTTCCGTAGATATTATTTTTCTAGATATTAACATGCCTGAGATTACGGGTATTATGTTTGCCAAGGCAATTTCAGAAAAAACACAAATAATTTTTACCACAGCCTACAGAGAATACGCAGTTGAAGGATTTGAGTTAGCTGCATTAGATTATTTGCTAAAACCAATTTCTTTAGAACGAATGATTACCGCGGTTGAACGTTTTAAAGAACTAAATGCTGTCTCTAAGAATAAGATTGAATTTGACTTCACCTTTTTTCGATGTGATAGAAAAATGGTTAAAATAAATTTCGAAGACTTGCTGTATGCCGAAAGTTTTGGTGACTACATAAAGCTGCACACTACTAGCACAACTTTTATTACTAGAGAGACTATGAAAAATGTCATTCAAAAATTACCTGAAAGTGATTTTTTAAGAGTGCATCGATCGTTTGTGGTAGCAGTGTCAAAAATAGAAAGCTACACAACAGAATATGTTACCGTTGAAAATAAGGCAATATCTATAAGTAGAAGTTATAGCAATGCAGTACAGAAAGTTTTAGAGCAGATTTAA
- a CDS encoding sensor histidine kinase, with amino-acid sequence MPVTIAATYIFSNELIPKYLLLRKYLLFTLYSAYTVIGSLFLILLVVFFGFMMKAYFNMEELPLLIRNFVFVFILVYLVVGSACFVNVLRYNYKTSNQNRELQNKLLEGALQLKQKELYYLKQQIHPHFLFNALNTIYAAALKESKDTPELVLKLSNLLDYVLHQIEKPHVSIYDEVTYIESYVGLERVRFKDSLVIHFKKEIDSAIMVPPMLFMAFVENAFKHGGRVENVLYINIDLKVTKQSLFFKIENSLNITSNNIDGHGLGLANTRERLDKQYPGNYSLSSTKEDQKYQVILEVNLEKPETYV; translated from the coding sequence TTGCCTGTAACCATCGCCGCGACCTACATATTTTCTAACGAACTTATACCGAAATATCTACTTCTTCGGAAATATCTATTGTTTACACTTTATAGCGCATATACAGTAATTGGCTCGCTTTTTTTAATTCTATTGGTGGTTTTCTTCGGATTTATGATGAAGGCGTATTTCAATATGGAAGAACTTCCTTTACTCATCCGAAATTTTGTTTTCGTGTTCATTCTGGTGTATTTAGTAGTAGGTAGTGCTTGCTTTGTGAATGTGCTTCGGTACAATTATAAGACTAGTAATCAGAATAGGGAGCTTCAGAATAAATTATTGGAGGGCGCTTTACAGCTCAAGCAAAAAGAACTATACTATTTAAAGCAGCAAATTCATCCTCATTTTTTATTTAATGCATTAAACACTATTTATGCCGCCGCTCTAAAAGAATCTAAAGACACGCCAGAGCTAGTGTTAAAATTATCAAATTTGCTAGACTATGTTTTACACCAAATAGAAAAGCCTCATGTTTCAATTTATGATGAGGTTACCTATATAGAGTCGTATGTTGGTCTTGAACGAGTACGGTTTAAAGATTCGCTGGTAATTCACTTCAAAAAAGAAATAGATAGTGCTATTATGGTTCCGCCTATGTTGTTTATGGCGTTTGTAGAAAATGCTTTTAAGCACGGAGGTAGGGTAGAAAATGTCCTTTATATTAACATCGATCTAAAAGTAACTAAGCAATCGCTATTTTTTAAAATTGAAAATTCCCTGAATATTACTTCCAACAATATAGACGGCCATGGTCTAGGGTTGGCGAATACTAGAGAACGATTAGACAAACAATACCCAGGAAACTATTCTCTTTCTAGTACAAAAGAAGACCAAAAATACCAAGTAATTTTAGAAGTCAATCTCGAAAAGCCCGAAACGTATGTATAA
- a CDS encoding MotA/TolQ/ExbB proton channel family protein, which produces MPIPLNIISDGGVTFMVPLILFVVIIFALLVVALLKPTLRSKFEKLINHISLFALAWGLLGSTIGLITAFDAIQAVGDISNGMMAGGLKVALITTLFGLAAFLLGRFALIIITLSKKE; this is translated from the coding sequence ATGCCTATTCCATTAAATATTATTTCAGACGGAGGTGTAACTTTTATGGTTCCTCTAATTTTATTTGTTGTTATCATTTTTGCATTACTCGTTGTTGCATTATTAAAACCAACACTGCGCAGCAAATTCGAAAAATTAATCAATCACATAAGTTTATTTGCACTAGCGTGGGGCCTTTTAGGATCTACCATAGGGCTTATTACAGCCTTTGATGCTATTCAGGCTGTTGGTGATATCTCGAATGGAATGATGGCTGGCGGATTGAAAGTAGCATTAATTACAACGTTGTTTGGCTTGGCAGCCTTTTTACTAGGTCGTTTTGCACTAATTATTATCACGCTAAGCAAGAAAGAGTAA
- a CDS encoding bifunctional 5,10-methylenetetrahydrofolate dehydrogenase/5,10-methenyltetrahydrofolate cyclohydrolase: protein MVLLDGKKVSNDIKNEIKVEVDKMKANNEKVPHLAAVIVGDDGASLTYVGSKVRACERVGFESTMVRLPHTTSEIELLHKIQELNTNDAIDGFIIQLPLPPQINTQKVLMAVDPSKDVDGFHPENFGRMALDMSTFIPATPFGILELLERYDVDTKGKHTVVIGRSHIVGRPMSILMSRKGWPGNSTVTLTHSNTKNITQIISQADIVISALGVPNFLKAEMVRDDAVVIDVGITRVDDESAPKGYRIVGDVDFENVSKKASFITPVPGGVGPMTIAMLLKNTLLAREQRAGA from the coding sequence ATGGTTTTATTGGATGGCAAAAAAGTAAGCAACGACATTAAGAACGAAATTAAGGTCGAAGTCGATAAAATGAAAGCCAATAATGAAAAGGTTCCGCACCTAGCGGCCGTTATTGTTGGTGACGATGGAGCCAGTCTTACGTACGTAGGGAGTAAAGTGCGTGCTTGCGAACGTGTAGGTTTTGAGTCTACCATGGTACGATTGCCACATACTACCAGTGAAATAGAGCTGCTTCATAAAATTCAAGAGCTCAACACAAATGATGCTATCGACGGATTCATCATTCAATTACCTTTACCTCCGCAAATAAATACTCAAAAAGTATTAATGGCCGTAGACCCTAGTAAGGACGTAGACGGATTTCATCCAGAAAATTTTGGTCGAATGGCTCTAGATATGAGTACGTTTATTCCTGCAACACCCTTCGGAATTTTGGAGTTGTTAGAGCGGTACGATGTAGATACCAAAGGTAAACATACTGTTGTTATTGGAAGAAGCCATATTGTAGGCCGCCCAATGAGTATTTTAATGAGTAGAAAAGGTTGGCCAGGTAATAGCACAGTTACATTAACACATAGCAATACTAAAAATATAACCCAAATTATTAGCCAAGCAGATATCGTAATATCGGCTTTGGGAGTGCCTAATTTCTTAAAAGCTGAAATGGTACGTGATGATGCTGTGGTTATAGATGTAGGAATTACGCGTGTAGACGACGAAAGTGCTCCAAAAGGATACAGAATTGTTGGCGATGTAGATTTTGAAAATGTAAGTAAAAAAGCAAGCTTCATTACTCCCGTTCCTGGAGGTGTAGGACCAATGACTATTGCTATGTTGCTAAAAAACACACTTTTGGCACGAGAGCAACGTGCAGGTGCATAA
- the ffh gene encoding signal recognition particle protein gives MFNNLSDKLDKALHVLKGHGSITEVNVAETLKEVRRALLDADVNFKTAKEFTNRVKEKALGQDVLTTLQPGQLMVKIVKDELTELMGGETAGINLKGSPSVILMSGLQGSGKTTFSGKLANFLKTKKTKKPLLVACDVYRPAAINQLHVVGEQIGVEVYSEEGNMDPVAIATNAIAHAKQNGHNVVIVDTAGRLAVDEAMMTEIANVHAAITPDETLFVVDSMTGQDAVNTAKAFNDRLNFEGVVLTKLDGDTRGGAAISIKSVVNKPIKFIGTGEKMDAIDVFHPARMADRILGMGDVVSLVERAQEQFDEEEARKLQKKIAKNQFGFDDFIKQIQQVKKMGSMKDLIGMIPGAGKALKDVDIDDDAFKGIEAIIHSMTPEERSTPAVINGSRKKRIAKGSGTSVQEVNQLLKQFNQMSKMMKMMQGGGGRKMMQAMGKMR, from the coding sequence ATGTTTAATAATCTTAGTGATAAGTTAGATAAAGCGCTTCACGTCTTAAAGGGACACGGAAGCATTACCGAAGTAAATGTAGCAGAAACTTTAAAAGAAGTACGCCGTGCATTGCTAGATGCCGATGTAAATTTTAAAACTGCCAAAGAATTTACCAATCGCGTAAAAGAAAAGGCACTGGGGCAAGACGTACTTACAACGTTACAACCAGGCCAATTAATGGTGAAAATTGTAAAAGATGAGCTCACCGAACTTATGGGGGGCGAAACAGCAGGGATTAATCTTAAGGGATCACCAAGTGTTATTTTAATGTCTGGTTTACAAGGTAGTGGTAAAACTACTTTCTCTGGAAAACTCGCAAATTTCTTAAAGACCAAGAAAACTAAGAAACCATTGTTGGTAGCTTGTGATGTGTATCGTCCTGCGGCGATTAATCAATTGCATGTTGTGGGTGAGCAAATAGGGGTAGAGGTATATAGTGAAGAAGGCAATATGGACCCAGTTGCAATTGCTACAAATGCTATTGCTCATGCCAAGCAAAATGGACATAATGTGGTTATTGTTGATACGGCGGGACGTCTTGCTGTAGATGAAGCAATGATGACAGAAATTGCGAATGTGCATGCGGCTATAACGCCAGATGAAACATTATTTGTTGTAGACTCTATGACAGGGCAAGATGCTGTAAATACTGCTAAAGCCTTTAATGATCGCCTTAATTTTGAAGGTGTTGTGCTAACAAAACTAGATGGTGATACCCGAGGTGGTGCCGCTATTTCGATTAAGAGTGTCGTAAATAAACCTATTAAGTTTATAGGTACGGGCGAAAAAATGGACGCTATTGACGTTTTTCACCCAGCACGTATGGCAGATCGTATTCTTGGAATGGGAGATGTAGTGTCTTTGGTTGAAAGAGCACAAGAACAGTTTGACGAGGAAGAAGCAAGAAAACTTCAGAAAAAAATTGCAAAGAACCAATTTGGTTTCGACGATTTCATCAAGCAAATCCAGCAGGTTAAGAAAATGGGTAGCATGAAGGACCTTATCGGGATGATTCCTGGTGCGGGAAAAGCCTTAAAAGATGTTGATATCGATGACGATGCATTTAAAGGTATTGAAGCGATTATACATAGTATGACGCCCGAAGAAAGAAGTACTCCAGCAGTTATAAATGGCAGCCGTAAGAAACGAATTGCTAAAGGAAGCGGTACTTCGGTACAGGAAGTCAACCAACTATTAAAGCAATTTAACCAAATGAGCAAAATGATGAAGATGATGCAAGGCGGTGGCGGCAGAAAAATGATGCAGGCAATGGGGAAAATGCGCTAG